In the genome of Polaribacter sp. MED152, one region contains:
- a CDS encoding DUF2141 domain-containing protein, with protein MKNLIFICLLTLTGIFSLQAQEETYDLTIEVSGMEVDSGKVFLALSDRAESFLKKGDGTKGANAIVKDGKAIIYFKGLKKGAYAASVFHDANDNNIMDTKMFGIPKEPYGFSNNAKGFMGPPSFDEAKFVLDDHKTISITVK; from the coding sequence ATGAAAAACTTAATATTCATTTGCCTTTTAACTTTAACAGGAATTTTTTCGCTACAAGCACAAGAAGAAACCTACGACTTAACTATTGAAGTTTCAGGCATGGAAGTAGATAGTGGAAAAGTTTTCTTAGCTCTTTCAGATAGAGCCGAAAGTTTTCTAAAAAAAGGCGATGGCACAAAAGGCGCAAATGCCATTGTAAAAGATGGTAAAGCAATTATCTATTTTAAAGGATTAAAAAAAGGTGCTTATGCTGCTTCTGTTTTTCATGATGCAAATGACAATAATATTATGGATACCAAAATGTTTGGTATTCCTAAAGAACCTTATGGTTTCTCTAATAATGCAAAAGGATTTATGGGACCACCTTCTTTTGACGAAGCAAAATTTGTTTTAGACGATCATAAAACCATTTCTATCACCGTTAAATAA